The window TAACGTAAATCACTTATTCGAAATTTACGCCGAACGTAAACAAGAGGCTATCGATAATGGGATTGACCCGGTCGCATTTGCCATGCTAATCTACTCCATCGAGCACGAAATGGCCTACAAACCAGTAGACTTCTTCGTCCGTAGAACCGGCGCCCTATTCTTTGACATCGAATGGGTAAAAACAAATAAAGACCCTATCATTGAATACATGGCAAAATATTTCTCTTGGACTAACGAACAAACGAACCAATACACCAACGAACTAGAACAACTACTAACAGAAGCCGTAAACCCAGAAACAAAAGATGAAATGCTAGTCTAATCCTCAAGAACCGTCATCTAACAGCTAATAGGGTGACGGTTCTTCTTTTTTAAAAATGATAAGAAATCTGTCCAGCTTCTGTAAAAAACTTTACCGAGTTATTAACTGAATTTTTGAATGGATGAATCGAAGGAGTAGCCTGCCGACTCCCGTCATGTTGATGCTCACGAGGCTTGCACTTTTTAGTAAATAAAGGAACTCCTAAAATTAGTTTTAACCTGACAATTATTATCAAAAAAATCATTTTAGGACAAATATTAATCATTGCCGTTTGTGTATTAATTCACAAAAAACTATTTTAATTTATTAAACTTCATTGTGAAAGGAGAGGTGTCAGTGGAAAATTTGGAAGGTGTTCTTCCAGCAATCAAGAGGTTTAAAGATTTTGATCATGCTATGGAAAGCAAGTCGACATATGTTATTTTTTTAGATTCAAGAATTTCACAGATTGGAGACCTGGTAAAAGTTGTTAAGGAACATAATAAAAAAGCACTGGTACATGTTGATCTCGTCAGAGGACTGAAGGCAGATGAATATGGGATGGAATTTTTGCTGCATGAGGCGAAAGTGGATGGTGTGATTTCAACAAGAACTAATGTGATAACCGTTGCCAAAAAACATAAAATCTTGGCTATTCAGAGGCTATTTTTATTGGACAGTCATGCGATGGAAAGTAATTTAAAATTAATAGATCAAATTAGGCCAGATTACTTAGAGGTATTACCTGGGATTGCTCCTAAAATTATTCGAGATGTGAAACGAAAAACAAGTATACCAATCATCGCTGGGGGTCTTATTCAAGATAAAACGGATATACAAAATGCATTAAATGCAGGTGCAATTGCTGTTTCTACATCACTAAAAAAACTATGGTAAAAAAACATTAAAAAAAAGATGTTGACACCGCTTACAGTATTCGTTAAAGTAATAGTAACAAGTTAAGAGA of the Bacillaceae bacterium S4-13-56 genome contains:
- a CDS encoding glycerol-3-phosphate responsive antiterminator; protein product: MENLEGVLPAIKRFKDFDHAMESKSTYVIFLDSRISQIGDLVKVVKEHNKKALVHVDLVRGLKADEYGMEFLLHEAKVDGVISTRTNVITVAKKHKILAIQRLFLLDSHAMESNLKLIDQIRPDYLEVLPGIAPKIIRDVKRKTSIPIIAGGLIQDKTDIQNALNAGAIAVSTSLKKLW